The following are encoded together in the Coffea arabica cultivar ET-39 chromosome 1c, Coffea Arabica ET-39 HiFi, whole genome shotgun sequence genome:
- the LOC113724056 gene encoding protein disulfide isomerase-like 5-2, translating into MLRRAKSPMIFISISTRAAVFFSCFLAVAAAVMGHQEQTNQFAGAIENGKVLNLDESNFDAAIATFDYIFVDFYAPWCGHCKRLAPELEKAAPVLARLKQPIVVAKVDADKYRKLASKHDIDGFPTLKIFVHGIPTEYYGPRKADLLVQFLKKFVAPDVAVLSSDSAIREFVEAADIHFPIFIGFGLDESMMYNVAVKYKKKAWFAVAKDFSDEIMAFYDFDKVPAVVSLLPEYSEQSIFYGPFEEHFFEDYIKQSLLPLALPINQETLKLLKDDQRKIALTIVADESDEKSRDLVKLLKAAASANRDLVFGYVGFKQFEEFAESFEVNKRTQLPKMVIWDGNEEYFSVIGSESIKEVDQGSQITRFLEGYREGSVIQKNISGPSFMDFLRSFLGMRTALIIIFIACMFILILALNKEEPLRVGTREDADPDSRSTSQPDIRELRRDGDKED; encoded by the exons ATGCTCCGGCGGGCCAAATCTCCGATGATCTTTATCAGCATCTCGACAAGAGCTGCTGTTTTCTTCTCTTGCTTCTTAGCAGTGGCGGCTGCCGTGATGGGGCATCAAGAGCAGACGAACCAGTTCGCTGGAGCGATCGAGAATGGAAAAGTATTAAACCTTGATGAATCGAACTTCGATGCCGCTATTGCAACCTTCGATTACATCTTCGTCGATTTCTACGCCCCTTGGTGTGGCCACTGCAAGCGTCTTGCACCGGAG TTAGAAAAAGCTGCCCCTGTTCTTGCTCGATTGAAGCAGCCTATTGTTGTTGCGAAAGTTGATGCTGACAAATACCGAAAACTTGCTTCTAAGCACGACATTGA TGGGTTTCCAACCTTGAAGATATTTGTACATGGGATTCCTACAGAGTACTATGGACCAAGGAAAGCTGATTTACTAGTTcaatttttgaagaaatttgttGCCCCAGATGTTGCCGTTCTCAGTTCTGACTCTGCTATTAGGGAGTTTGTTGAAGCAGCTGACATTCATTTTCCTATATTCATAGGATTTGGTTTGGATGAGTCCATGATGTACAATGTGGCTGTCAAGTACAAGAAGAAAGCTTGGTTTGCTGTGGCAAAAGATTTTTCAGATGAAATTATGGCCTTCTATGATTTTGACAAGGTGCCTGCTGTAGTCTCACTTCTTCCAGAGTACAGCGAGCAGAGTATATTCTATGGCCCATTCGAAG AGCATTTCTTTGAGGACTACATCAAACAAAGTTTGTTGCCTCTAGCTTTGCCAATAAATCAAGAGACACTGAAGTTGTTAAAGGATGATCAGAGGAAGATTGCTTTAACAATTGTTGCGGATGAGTCGGACGAAAAATCCAGGGATTTAGTCAAGCTGTTGAAAGCTGCAGCTTCAGCAAACCGGGATTTGGTATTCGGTTATGTTGGTTTCAAGCAATTTGAGGAGTTTGCTGAATCCTTTGAAGTCAATAAGAGAACTCAATTGCCAAAAATGGTTATTTGGGATGGAAACGAGGAATACTTCTCA GTTATTGGATCAGAAAGCATCAAGGAAGTTGATCAGGGATCACAAATAACACGATTTCTTGAAGGATATCGAGAAGGGAGTGTTATCCAGAAAAATATTAGTGGTCCttcttttatggattttttaAGGTCATTCTTGGGAATGAGAACTGCTCTTATCATAATTTTCAttgcttgcatgtttattttAATCCTTGCTCTCAATAAAGAGGAACCTCTAAGGGTTGGTACAAGAGAGGATGCAGATCCTGATAGCCGCTCAACCTCTCAACCAGATATTCGAGAACTACGTCGGGATGGGGACAAGGAAGATTAA
- the LOC113724065 gene encoding serine--glyoxylate aminotransferase-like: MDYVNGPGRNHLFVPGPVNIPDQIIRAMNRNNEDYRSPAIPAMTKILLEDVKKIFKTESGTPFLIPTTGTGAWESALTNTLSPGDRIVSFLIGQFSLLWIDQQQRLNFNVDVIESEWGQGANLDILASKLAEDTAHTIKAICIVHNETATGVTNNLATVRKILDHYNHPALFVVDGVSSICALDFRMDEWGVDVALTGSQKALSLPTGIGIVCASPKALEASKTAKSVRVFFDWKDYLKVYKLGTYWPYTPSIHLLYGLRAALDLIFEEGLENVFARHARLAKATRLAMEAWGLKNCTQKEEWYSDTVTAVLVPPNIDSSEIVRRAWKRYNLSLGLGLNKVAGKVFRIGHLGNLNELQLLGCLAGVEMVLKDVGYPVKLGSGVGAACAYLQNTTPLIPSRI, encoded by the exons ATGGACTACGTTAATGGACCTGGACGGAATCATCTCTTTGTGCCGGGACCTGTCAATATACCAGACCAGATCATCCGTGCAATGAACAGGAATAATGAGGATTATCGCTCTCCTGCCATTCCAGCCATGACCAAAATCTTGCTTGAGGATGTCAAGAAGATTTTTAAGACTGAAAGTGGAACCCCATTTCTGATCCCAACCACAG GGACTGGTGCATGGGAAAGTGCACTTACCAACACCTTATCACCAGGAGATCGCATTGTATCTTTCCTAATTGGACAATTCAGTTTGTTGTGGATTGACCAACAGCAGCGTCTTAACTTCAATGTGGATGTCATTGAAAGCGAATGGGGTCAAGGAGCAAACCTTGATATTTTGGCCTCAAAACTAGCAGAAGATACAGCACATACTATCAAGGCCATCTGCATCGTGCACAATGAAACAGCAACTGGTGTAACCAACAACTTGGCTACTGTTAGAAAGATTCTTG ATCACTACAACCATCCAGCACTCTTTGTTGTTGATGGTGTTTCCTCCATTTGTGCACTTGATTTCCGCATGGATGAATGGGGAGTAGATGTGGCACTAACTGGCTCTCAGAAAGCTCTTTCTCTCCCAACTGGCATAGGAATCGTTTGTGCAAGCCCCAAGGCTCTTGAGGCTTCCAAAACAGCAAAATCTGTTAGAGTCTTCTTTGACTGGAAGGACTACCTGAAGGTCTATAAGTTGGGAACATATTGGCCATACACTCCATCCATTCATCTTCTATATGGTCTAAGAGCAGCTTTGGATCTCATATTTGAGGAAGGACTTGAGAATGTATTTGCCAGGCATGCTCGCTTAGCCAAAGCAACAAG ACTTGCTATGGAAGCATGGGGCTTGAAAAATTGCACCCAAAAGGAGGAATGGTACAGTGATACAGTCACTGCTGTGCTTGTTCCTCCTAACATTGACAGTTCAGAAATTGTTAGAAGGGCCTGGAAGAGATACAACTTAAGCTTGGGTCTGGGGCTGAACAAAGTTGCTGGAAAGGTTTTCAGAATAGGGCATCTTGGCAACTTAAATGAG TTGCAACTACTTGGCTGTCTTGCTGGAGTGGAGATGGTACTCAAGGATGTTGGTTACCCTGTCAAGCTAGGAAGTGGAGTGGGAGCTGCTTGTGCATACCTACAGAACACCACTCCCTTGATTCCTTCCAGGATCTAA